The sequence cgccgcacgcacaatgacagtgttgtcggacaggggggcacattaattcgggagagaagattcgtcttgaatatcttaccgcttatcacattttatacagcagctattcgttccatccttggcttgaggagagtgctatggatatagacgtgtccaagtaaaaaaaatacacgaaaaaacggccgtaccgcacacatcaggccagttcgggaacaacccgtgtgttgagtcggtagaacttcactcaaagtcggcccatcgtcatcatcgggcaacgtgtagcgttacattattcatggtaagttagctggatgccgtagcaatggtaatactactatgtccatgtgttccttgttgtgttaggagcaaactttgaggaaaatatcttcctcagtccactatcacacgcagcatttagacaaaaaagtgttcctcacaaacctttgtcgtctgcttgacaacaggattctgggtaatgatatggcggcgggaaaatacacgtgccgtaggttgtagcaacagagaggagttttgatgattgatcacacttagaatccagttgcaggttagcaaaagagattgtaataagttgtcttgtaaataattgtgtttagcaggaagcggatgtgacatttttcttataaaccagccgacagccatgttgtgtaattctcccacgaagccctcagactgttccaataagggacggagagtttttgacctcgtccccttataatgcatgcttatcgaagctttttagacagtgttctgaatacgtaagtctgtcaggcttgcatttctagcggtattacttatgttgcatctagcacatatccccaaataccccgttttcgaaaaatcccgaatttaagtaccccacgaatttatgttacccaacgttacattttatgtgtaaaagtcatttctttgggcAGAATACCATGttttcactttatcatgaattatgcaaatgacttgtttattttcataatctatacatagtgatgttcacctttaacTTACTTACACACGTTACAAGTATGTGATTCCAACCATTTACCACAAtggaattatggcactttcacATGAACCATAGGTCCCTATTTGCATAAGTGGTATCTGTAGATGTTCCACCTGACATgaattacatatgtcacatgtattaGTGTCCTcttatagaaaaaaacagaagaaaatagatttttctcagtaattatgcaaatttagtcctaatttgtatactgtaaatcactttaatatagcagcaggaaatatagtggttgggggaaaatcgagtaggtcacggcacttaattctaacggtTGGAACAAACATTGCTGGcttaaatattagtgatcaaatattagcgatgatgaaattttagctgttgactagtgacagttaaatcagctaaaattaagttacagttaacaaatcaataatTACTGTGACAGTAATTTGCATTTTATTGTGTGCATCTTTGTCGAAAGTTCCGGTCACATACAATGCACCTGCGATACTATACCCCGTAGATTTCACGATGATCGCTAGTGAATCgaaggtaaaatcagctattgACAAGAACCGTACAACGTTTAAAGTTTTTCCAGCGTCGTAAGATTTTTCACATGCTGTAGAAATGAAAATCAGAAAAGTGATTGTGTTGAGCATACACAAGTTATGCCCTATTTAATGGATGAAAACTGTGAAAACtcaatcaatgtacatgtaccatggtCTGGCTCAGCCAGAGGTCTCATATTTTTATACAATAACAATCTTGCAAAGAAAATTGCTCTTATTGACCAACAAAGATTGTCATATGCTCTGTCAGAAATCTGGTATGTAAAAGGTTCAAGTAAAAGCCCACATCAAGGGGTCAGTATACAGCAAAATTCACACTTAGTCTAGTGGAAAGACTTCAATGTGGCTTAAGAATACTTTCCTTTTTTGTCCTCAAGATATAAAAGACTTTTAGTAAAATTATTATGACAGGACATCCACCTCAGTCTTAAACAACCATTAACTTATTACATTTAACAATGGTAAATAGTATGAGATGAAACCATGGTGAGAGATGATATCTCTTTTTTTCAAGTGTAGAAGGCACTTCTTGTGACATAAGCTGCCATTAACATTTCAGACTGTACGACAATCCCCAAATTTACTGAATGAAATCCGAATCCCAGTGGCCTTATAAAAGTTTATCCACATAGAACGTCTCACTATTTAAATGATACATCTTttaaacatatacatttgtacacatacCAATTTCAAATATAATGAAAAAGCAATTATCATATCCAGCAGAACAATATAGCAAgtatacaccaaaaataattaaatggataaaattttgaaacagtcagatgtttcagacagcatccactgtctttcgtcagtgactaacgataggactgagaacaccaggttttataccaaaactctgaataggtatgttaatgaggttaagacaatttaggatgtcttgaagtagtctttaaaagaagattaattcaagacaaagttttgtgccaatagttcaattagctactgttgattttagtacagtaactaaatgttgttcgtccgcgggtggtgggtggtgggtggtgggcagtacattatccaaagtgcctgaaagttcaacgcgtagaccccctttcctatTGAGGGCCGGGTTGTAcataacctcattaacatacctattcagagttttggtataaaatctggtgttctcagtcctatcgttagtcactgacgaaagacagtggatgctgctgaaaggtctgactgtttcaaaattttatccagttgcttgagtaactatttttggcgtatcttactacctggatgtctaactttcatcaacgtagcaAGTATACACTTTTCTTGCTTCTTAGCTCTTCTTCACAGTGAAATTGACCTGACCCGTGCAATGCACTTTCTGCTAACATGCACTTTCTATCTTACTTTTTCATAACTTCAATAAAGCTATACATTTTTCCAACTGAATACATACAAGTCGCTTTCAGTGGGACTTAAACCTAAAGAACAGCATTTGAGAAAATAGACTGAATCGAAAACAAAACTTCTTTTTGAGAGCTAGCTAAGGACACCAGTTAACAATATATTTGTAGCAGCATTGTTTAGTCACATTCAGTGACTTTGTATCCCATGTAATGGCAACAACTAGCCTGGTGGCCATCTTATTCTTTCTCTGGTAACCTGCTCTGATCGCGAATCCCTGCCAAATAGTCTGTCACTTGCCCTCATTCAATGTTTGGTCCTTATGTCATTATTATCTAAGGTATTAgatatttctcagaagcagtgtaAATCGAGTTGCACTTCCAAATGCATGTTTGATCGCCGTTGCCAtgatgttacatacatgtaagaccatgtttatctatctatcggccatcggctgGGACTATATATGTAACCATGTAACCATGTACCCAATCAGTAACAATAGAGCATGTAACCAATCAGTGTTCTCGAAGatattttatgcagatattCATTCTCTGTTACCGCTAGACTGTTTGCTAgggaagcgatcagaggagcagACTTGAGCTAGGACAGgatagataccaggctagaCACAACATCTCTTTCTAATAAAACCACACATACATAAAGCAACACTAGAAAAGGTGACATATCTGTTATGATATATGTTATCTGTTATTATATGGACGGCACCATCCAGCCTATTCTGCACTGAAAATATAAAAAGCACTGCCAAGAATTTTGTTCCAGTCAGTCAAATAGCCAGAAAAATGGCGGAGGAGAGCATTGCTCAAAGAGTTTACCATCAATAGTTCACACTTCTGTGGATTACAAAAAAACTAATATCTGATCATGACAGGGGATGTACGTACTTTCCGCCAACATTTGAAGGCGTTTGAACAAAATTGAATGTATTTTGCCCTAACCTACACACATTTATATGTATCTGATCCAGTCAAATTCTAACTTAAATTACATATTTCCTCTGTGATGGAACAAGTTTTGTGATCTGCAGATATTGAGGATGAACACGCAAAATTGTCTTATGTGACATGCATAGCTGGAAGATGACACAACATTGCAATCAGTAATGTTCCCATCCGATACATCAGACATAACCATGATAGTGATCATAGCTTAGTACATCTGCTCTTGTCCTTAAGCTAATCAGATGCTGTGATGAACCAATCATACAGATTCGTACTCTTTCTGCCAGGCAGCGTACTTGTCTTTAAGTGTCCGTGCAGACGGCTTGGTGTGAACCAGGGCCAGCTTCACGTCTGATGTCAGGATGGGGTCTATCTTCAAATCTGGGAGGTGGTCGCCTGTAAGGAGAAAAAAGATTTAATCAGAATTACATGgcagtaaaaggtaaaggtagtcccatagcctttttgaggccgtatgggTTGTGGGTTGCTGTCCACTGTATCTAGTACATGATCCTCTCCTTtgaccgccttttacctccctaaccaaagtcaggtacctatttttagACCTGctatgggtggagtgaggaaagttgtgttaagtgtcCTACCTAAGGGTACAACATCAATGGTATGTCAGAATGATAACCCAGTACCAAAACATCAAATTGTACATGAAAGTACAAGTTCACAATATTCAGAAATCAggtttacatactagtatgcagtTACAAAGGGactgatgtaagaaaacatccAAACAGTCGGGTCTTATGATAATATGATGCTTTTCTTGGCAgaacaacatttttgtcaagaGTTCCAAGGATTCACCAGTCACCCGTCAAATGTCTTAGAATCTAGCTTTTGcttacctttttttaaaactttggcACTAATAAGTATTAcgatctacagtcaaacctgtattagcggtcacctttgcatagcggccacctgcccatagtggtcactttttgtcggtcccttggatttttcccattgacataagcattaagaattaggctatagcggccacctgtccaacgcggtcgcggccagacgattttcgggcccgcgagtacagtaacactgccgataacggtcacggcgcgccggtagaagccgcatcgccaccgcacgccgggttcaaaatcttcattttttcacgcagttatcaaatttatgtggactcaactggataggatcataataaagaaaaccagaatgttttatctttgttagaaaatccatggtttgacgcgaagtcaagaataattttcttcacgTGGCAAGCGTTTGTACATCGAGGTAAAATTGACCAtctctgtgcatttcgactggacaaatattacggcagctttttggaaaatacaacccacacatgtacctgatgggataagttcgcgaaatgtttgaatgccggcccaatttccgttttcaccgggaattcattcaaattgtgctcaaaacgtgtttcacgCAAACTGGattggtagcagcataaaggtcaacggaagacaccactgttacggaggtataatatactaaatttattttgctgcaaagtatcactgaggataattactaaaccaaaagcttcaaaatgaatgtggatgaTATTActatgatgtgaaatttgggctgttgcaattttctgaaaagacaaaaagccctcaaaagagcaaccttcttctgagtaccctattagcataatggtagatgctgatcaacacaagccacgcggGAACCGAACCAACGCATcaagaggaaaattgtcgccacgattttatgtttgaaaacagtcgaaaacgaacagtaagtgacaactgagcaacatgtattttgttcttaactaagtagaagtaaaagaacaacaatcgaacttctaaaatgtgccttacctgtttacatgtgtactgtacggtgaataaatgtatctcagtgggtactgaaaacatgtgtcactcgtggtcaattaatcaacattttctccatagcggccacctgtccttagcggccagttttggccagtcccttgagtgaccgctatagacaggtttgactgtattttctaCATGGTGAGAGCTGGTGGCTCATCACAGTGCCAACATACCAAACTACCATTGCAAAAAACCATACCATGACACTTTGTTACATCCCTGGAAAAAGTGTTATCAATTCTAGTAGTACCTTGTCCATGGTTCTCCAACACATCAAACACTTTTCTGACTTTCATCATGGCAGCTTCCTTACACACCAGCCGGATATCAGCCCCTGAGTATCCCTCCATACACTAGGACAAATACAAGATTCATTGTGAGAAGACACCattcaaggccacaccaatttaattccttggttaTCGGACTTTTTAAAATGACAATATAGCAAGCATACAACATAAAAGCAGAGGGTAGGAAGGAGAACTTGAATGTCACTGTATTCGATCCATAAAACTGGTCCTCTGGCTTTCTTTACAACACGTTTTTCCACTTaagcaaattttcaaaaaatccgagaaccaacaaattagattgCTGTGATCCAATGGagacataaaagtgaaaaagggtATAAGAAGGAATTAAAATGTTGATAACAGACTAAGGAGTACCAAACAAAACAcctaagtttaaaaaaaaaaacgaaaaaccTACGAAACTTTAAATTGTATCTCCGTTGTTAATTTATTCACTATCATATTGGTCCTCGCGCTCAACCCATGAATACAGTGAGGCAAGAATTTTGATTCTTTCAGAAGATGCAAACTCGTCTATAAAGTGTTTTTGTGCCGCGTTATTGCTGAGTCTGCCGCTATGTTGGCATCCCTTacagcatttcagtgggtcataGCCGAAGGGTTTGCGGACACCAAAAGATCTTCAGTCTGATCCTCTCCAATAACCACTTGTTGAATGTTAACCAGATGTTGCAAATCGACACCTCAAAGCACCAGAAGAATACTTACAAACTTGGCAATAAGATTAAGAGATGCTGTGCGAGCTACAATCCAATAAGATGCAAATAGGGTCAAATGGTAGTCACACCAGCTTGCTTGATTGACATGAAAAGTGAATGAAAACTCTCTACTAGTATCCTTACCTCGGCTAAATGTTCGTAGTCCAGGTCCGTGGTGATCTCCACTCCCGTGCCCTGGTTGATAGTTCTGGGCAGGTGGAACTGGACCATGGCACGTCTGGCCTCCTTGGTGGGCAGATCCACCAGGATACGCTTCTCCAGCCTTCTCAACATGGCATGGTCAAGCTCCCTGCAACATGAATAAACATGACAGCAATTCAGACAAATGAGGGTCATTGAGTTCACAGTTGATTGAAAGTGATATAGACAGATactatgatacatacatgtaagaggtaaatatacattgtacattgattCAAagaaacacataaaaacaaaagATGATCAACATCGACAAGAAGGTGGGGGTATACTTGTGCAGTAGATGTGGACAAAATGTTaagagtacaatgtacatgtattcctctgacagaaaacaacaataatacTTAGTgaatgaactttaacttcacagtggcgacaagtgatttacagaacggatgtgtgaaggaatcataaataattacaacaggttttcatggtgatgataggTTCACGgtaccgtgaaaacagtgaacataaagttacagtgaaagaaagaaacaagaattgcagTATAACAGAACCAACCAAGGTAAGTTGGAGGCAGCCAGTAGAAAGACGAGATCATCAGACTTGGCCAGCCCGTCCATCTGTACTAGCAGCTCGGTCTTCATCCGACGGCTTCCCTCGTGCTCGTTTCTGAAGTCatatcacacatgtacatttaaaatcctcccacaccataaggtgtatagggcggtgcccatccccgtttcatagccctgggtcacactgtggtgcaatcactgtagcagggggctagtccactggcagtggagtgtgtttaacttccataccgtttcataagtatgtaccatttttaagaagtctttggtatgactcaatgcgcgtCTTGTCCAGACGTGtgctacccgggagttgaactcgggccttctggttccaagtaatcagaaccaggtgtggtaagtaacagaagggcagaccactacaccacaagGACATCCCCTCATACATTATTGGTCAACAAATTTTTGTCATCTAGATAAACAATTTCTGCTGAGAAATAAGTCTACAACTGATAAACTCAAAAGCTTACTTTTGAATGTTTTGGATGACATTATTCAATGTCATTGTATTTGCAAATGTCACAGTAACTGAAAGTATCAGCTCCATAACCAAACACATAGTGATAGtgatttgtcagaaatacattacagtcaaacctgcccaaggcgaccacccggcggaccgagcaaaaacggtcgcgatggacaggtggtcgccatgaagaggattccactcacatgtttccaggtcgaggttttcaaatacagtacgtaaatgatgaaaaaattatgtgaatttagacagcatgaccctcaccaggttcaattctcattgacagaaagatcctacaaaaattacattttccgttatcgatgtaataattgtataccgctacatcgtgtacaaattttcgtcataattttgactacaaaacgatggttgcctcgatgatctcgcagcgccctcccgcattcacacgctacattgaatagtacacacacacacgcacatcatcgaagttttaaggcctaagacagatccctaaaaaacgcctgctggtcccagccttttttgggtcgccgaccgctggatgaaagggtaaaaaaaaattcgatctgacaactaaagatgaaaacggaacgcgttaacggtgtgatttcgtcgcgccgccccgcgaagctctgtgccaccgcatcgaagggtaagtcagtgcagcagaacgcacagcgtccaataaaggtttgtgagattcatggaaataaaaagaaaataagaattttgattttatttttaattcaccaataactagagtattcgtaaatgttcatacacaaaatcatcgtgttttacaaaggtcagcggtacgccaaatcctggccgcccgaaatccaagatggcgtcaggaccaaggaacaacatttctcgcctgatgttttgcccgccgcgaagtcatttttcggcggaatttagcaagatacagacacatttttgttgaaaatacaagaaatagatagtaatttctgtgaaatctgactttttgacgccatgcactacgtattcgttttgaaagttgagtttaaacggaactgagttcacgttaaactataagattacgataggcacaacagtagagtagagtagagtagagtagagtttcttcggccaggtaggaattgtctttacaatgtttatagggggaacgttttattaaaacacttcatggaggaatcgatggtataacattgctattccatatatttttgatcttatttttgtcctttaaagtcttgaaaacatttccgtgaaatccgacagcaaaatgatctgatgtcaccacacgcttgaaaattaggcgaccgccatgggcagggattgtgctctgtgcggtcccaattcgtggcggtcgcggtcgcgttggacgggtggtcgccttgggcaggcagcttaatgcttgtgcctatggggaaaattttcgggaccgagaaaaagcggtcgccatggccaggtggtcgcgttgaaaaggtggtcgcctaggcaggtttgactgtatttgctTTTGAATCAATCAACCCTAGTACATCTTTTCACATTTTTTCCCAAATGACCCCGAATCTATTCAGAGTTCTATATCTTGTTTATGAAGTTATTGCTAATACAAtcaaatacacaaaaatatgcTGTTTCAAAATAAGTGTTCCGAACTGCagaaggtacaaatgtacttgtggTTACTGAATTACCGATTGGAAAATGAAAACTACATTGCATTTGTCATAAAGAGTGACTCCATTCCAGAAATATTATAATACtttgaatgcagaaatgttcacggtggttttatgttcccatgccagttttcgcggtgaaccataccgcaaacttaaagccaccgtgaaaagtcgttccattgtatgactgtatcgctactgttgtttcaaagcgaactcaaaaccactgcaaaaattccattttctccctactgtgaaattaaatgctCGCAAAtacttctgcatttacagtaactgtttactAAAAGCTAAGTACAGTACTTACCCAGAAGGACCCGATCCTCTCTGTCCCATGACTGACTCCAGTTCGTCCAGGAATATTGTAGAGGGTGCATGAAACCTGGCCAGCTCAAACAGTACCTGTGGAGAATCACACATGGTACATGAAGACTCGTACCAGTATATGCAATTCAATTCCCCAAATtaggaatacatgtagctgtataaGAAAATTACATCATTCTAATTCTCCTATAAAATAAAcatactgattcaaaaacatgtaAACTATGTGTATTGGATGTTTGAATTTTGTGTAAAGGAATCACATTGACTGTATTTTGCCATTCATCATATTTtaatcatcatatcttgtaatGGACCAAGGGGCAAACAGAATCTAACACAACTACATGCAACATGTTTATAAAGGTTAGACACAACTGTTGTCCACTGGCCATGGGTTTTAGTCACACTATTGTAAATTGATCTAAGTTGGTGGGGAGTTAGTTCCATGGTAGCAGGGGAAGCGACTTGCTTGTTCACTGTCTttttagtttgtggttgaaacaatacacAGTAACAGAGTATAATAAGTTACTGCATTTTGTTTTCGTGAGTTCAGTTCTCCACTGTCAATACCACCAGGAATATTTCTCAAGTTGCAGAATATTGTACATGGTAGAATATCGGTAAAGATACTGACGGATAAATGCCAAGTTGATCactgatattaaaaaaaattgtgacacccaaaaatggtaaaaaaaggaaagtgatcccgaaccagttaagctcaaatgaactcaatgaacagatgagctaatcttccactggtcgtgacagagaagacagacgctatatacagtatttacaggttcattgtacaacggaaattcccctagctctcttcgacaagcacaatgaacagcggaaccacggcttaacgttcTGCCCAatggactgcgaccctttctcGTAACATGCATATCGGGTGAACGATGGAGCCAGGATCGAACCCGGGTTTTCTAGTTCCAGGGGCAAGaacgctaaccactggactacttACTCTAACTAGTTTCTCGGAGTCCCCCCTCCACTTGCTGACAATACTAGATGCTGAGATGTTGAAGAATGTTGTATTGCACTCTGTGGCCACAGCTTTGGCCAGCAACGTCTTACCAGTACCTGCAAGGACACACAGTTATATTTAGTAAGTCTTTTATTCCAATAGTTATTGTTTCAGCAGTTGGGGTATGAAACACTAATAAAACTTAAACATTCTCAACAGTTTAGAGCTTAGAAcaccacaaacacacaagaagaaaatgtcatggtaaaaaaaaatgatagtgGCCATGATAATATGTGCCAACTTTTATTACCATCTAATTTCTAATAGCATTAGTAAAATGACAAACAACAAACTGATATCCTTACATATCTGCATTTAAACATCGGTCTTGTTATAATCTGTCAACTTTGATTTTATTACAAACTATTGCCATTTGATCTAGTACAAAAGAATTGCCTTAGATATAAACTTGTCCCTTGACCTCAATGGTTGTAAAAAAATAATGGTCTTTCCTATCATGACCCAAGCATCGTCTTAAATTAtcttatcaaacaaacaaaagtcatCAACATTGAAAAAGATTCCTTGCAGCTCACCTGGTGGTCCATATAATAATAATCCTTTCCATGGGGACAGGATACCAGTAAACAATTTTGGGTACTGTAATATAGCAGAGAGTTTATCATCAGTAAACAGCAATGTGTAAGAAATCCTTGTTTATACAGGGACTGATCAAGGCTCAAatttcatctttgggaataggtgcactggtgcacccaactcaaaaaattgggtgcacagaaagaattttgggtgcaccagataaaataaagttgaatgttcttcagaacataattacaaagtttgacactgctgcctttcttaagaacttcaatctgtaattctatagctaacttcaaaatttcaaacaaataatacattaaataaagtacagcaaaaagttatcatgctgtttttatacttacatttcaagaatattctgtatactagtgtacaatagtaccttaaccctataggctacaaaaatatataggtgcaccagtgcacccacagtcaaaaattaggtgcacagctccaattttgggtgcactgggtgcacatgcacccactatttcgagccctgctgatATTTCCACATTCATTTCACAATGGAGGATTTATactattaaccttctccctgctgccttactgtaaccaatagagaatggagTGCCAAATGaatacttcagtgtgctaaaggttaagaagtaGCATCATTCCAATGATATGTAACATAAAGCAAAAAAGTTCATAGATCTGAAATATGAAATTACAGTAAATCATACTGTGTAAGTTAAGCAGTGATAATGCTTTAAATATATATGAAAGTAATGTCAACTAGTCAGCTGACAAGAATGTGATGACAGATATGCCATACCTTGATAGGATACACCACTGACTCTTTTACCAGTCTTTTAGCAGCATCCAGGCCAATGATGTCATCCCATCTCACATCGGGGTTGTTGAGGTAAATGTCCTGCAAATGTGACAA comes from Branchiostoma lanceolatum isolate klBraLanc5 chromosome 2, klBraLanc5.hap2, whole genome shotgun sequence and encodes:
- the LOC136427514 gene encoding katanin p60 ATPase-containing subunit A-like 2 isoform X2 → MTELSYQALKTANQAREADEQRVESRRKNLLMLILHYLNTEGYLESVKSLEHETNLSLRKFEVCDNIDLETILQEYESYFYIKFQKYPKITKKLASSADSANSRVGRGGKLRRSGSTVSLPRIPLDRDNAEDSGKKEAASPKRSKPSSGTRKPPAAANKKGFAKDSKQDSTVGDSTDLGLTVSAAPTSNGTIGSDKEKPHHEHGRKQVIDMRSMLQDAIKGASREINMNSYDSSSDRLLKPLGGYVGYNSEWRELAQTISRDIYLNNPDVRWDDIIGLDAAKRLVKESVVYPIKYPKLFTGILSPWKGLLLYGPPGTGKTLLAKAVATECNTTFFNISASSIVSKWRGDSEKLVRVLFELARFHAPSTIFLDELESVMGQRGSGPSGNEHEGSRRMKTELLVQMDGLAKSDDLVFLLAASNLPWELDHAMLRRLEKRILVDLPTKEARRAMVQFHLPRTINQGTGVEITTDLDYEHLAECMEGYSGADIRLVCKEAAMMKVRKVFDVLENHGQGDHLPDLKIDPILTSDVKLALVHTKPSARTLKDKYAAWQKEYESV
- the LOC136427514 gene encoding katanin p60 ATPase-containing subunit A-like 2 isoform X3, coding for MTELSYQALKTANQAREADEQRVESRRKNLLMLILHYLNTEGYLESVKSLEHETNLSLRKFEVCDNIDLETILQEYESYFYIKFQKYPKITKKLASSADSANSRVGRGGKLRRIPLDRDNAEDSGKKEAASPKRSKPSSGTRKPPAAANKKGFAKDSKQQDSTVGDSTDLGLTVSAAPTSNGTIGSDKEKPHHEHGRKQVIDMRSMLQDAIKGASREINMNSYDSSSDRLLKPLGGYVGYNSEWRELAQTISRDIYLNNPDVRWDDIIGLDAAKRLVKESVVYPIKYPKLFTGILSPWKGLLLYGPPGTGKTLLAKAVATECNTTFFNISASSIVSKWRGDSEKLVRVLFELARFHAPSTIFLDELESVMGQRGSGPSGNEHEGSRRMKTELLVQMDGLAKSDDLVFLLAASNLPWELDHAMLRRLEKRILVDLPTKEARRAMVQFHLPRTINQGTGVEITTDLDYEHLAECMEGYSGADIRLVCKEAAMMKVRKVFDVLENHGQGDHLPDLKIDPILTSDVKLALVHTKPSARTLKDKYAAWQKEYESV
- the LOC136427514 gene encoding katanin p60 ATPase-containing subunit A-like 2 isoform X1 — encoded protein: MTELSYQALKTANQAREADEQRVESRRKNLLMLILHYLNTEGYLESVKSLEHETNLSLRKFEVCDNIDLETILQEYESYFYIKFQKYPKITKKLASSADSANSRVGRGGKLRRSGSTVSLPRIPLDRDNAEDSGKKEAASPKRSKPSSGTRKPPAAANKKGFAKDSKQQDSTVGDSTDLGLTVSAAPTSNGTIGSDKEKPHHEHGRKQVIDMRSMLQDAIKGASREINMNSYDSSSDRLLKPLGGYVGYNSEWRELAQTISRDIYLNNPDVRWDDIIGLDAAKRLVKESVVYPIKYPKLFTGILSPWKGLLLYGPPGTGKTLLAKAVATECNTTFFNISASSIVSKWRGDSEKLVRVLFELARFHAPSTIFLDELESVMGQRGSGPSGNEHEGSRRMKTELLVQMDGLAKSDDLVFLLAASNLPWELDHAMLRRLEKRILVDLPTKEARRAMVQFHLPRTINQGTGVEITTDLDYEHLAECMEGYSGADIRLVCKEAAMMKVRKVFDVLENHGQGDHLPDLKIDPILTSDVKLALVHTKPSARTLKDKYAAWQKEYESV
- the LOC136427514 gene encoding katanin p60 ATPase-containing subunit A-like 2 isoform X4 produces the protein MFKAADALEEDLTMPSMLAAYRLKQLKEQDEQRVESRRKNLLMLILHYLNTEGYLESVKSLEHETNLSLRKFEVCDNIDLETILQEYESYFYIKFQKYPKITKKLASSADSANSRVGRGGKLRRSGSTVSLPRIPLDRDNAEDSGKKEAASPKRSKPSSGTRKPPAAANKKGFAKDSKQQDSTVGDSTDLGLTVSAAPTSNGTIGSDKEKPHHEHGRKQVIDMRSMLQDAIKGASREINMNSYDSSSDRLLKPLGGYVGYNSEWRELAQTISRDIYLNNPDVRWDDIIGLDAAKRLVKESVVYPIKYPKLFTGILSPWKGLLLYGPPGTGKTLLAKAVATECNTTFFNISASSIVSKWRGDSEKLVRVLFELARFHAPSTIFLDELESVMGQRGSGPSGNEHEGSRRMKTELLVQMDGLAKSDDLVFLLAASNLPWELDHAMLRRLEKRILVDLPTKEARRAMVQFHLPRTINQGTGVEITTDLDYEHLAECMEGYSGADIRLVCKEAAMMKVRKVFDVLENHGQGDHLPDLKIDPILTSDVKLALVHTKPSARTLKDKYAAWQKEYESV